GGGCAGGAAACGGTTTCCATTGTGCGTCCTTTCTAATTCGGAGGGTCGAACATTGAGGCCAGCGGCGGTAAACCAAACGGGGGCCGGGACGACCAAGCGGCCCAGCCCCCATCTATCATAAAGTAATCGGGTGCGTCTGACTATAGTTGATTCGGTCGCGCGCTATCCAAGCAGCGACAAGAACGACTGCGGCAAGAAGTTTGCCTGCGCGAGAATCGAAACGCCTGCCTGTAGCAACACCTGGTTTTGCGCAAATTCGCTTGATTCAAGCGCGATATCTGCATCGCGCAGTCGCGATTCGGCTGCGGTCAGGTTTTCTGATGCGACGCTCAAACTGGCGATGGTACCTTCTAAGCGGTTGGTCGCGGCGCCAAGCAACGAGCGCGTACGATTGACCTGGTCAAGCGCTTCGTCAACGATGCGTAATGCCTCGTCAACGCCTTCGACGGTTCGGATGTCGATATTTTCTATGGTCCGTCCGCTGCCGCGTCCGAAGCCAAGGTTTTGAGAACTTAAATCGCCGATCGCTGTGCGGAAGCGTTGTTCTGCAAATGCGCCGATCTGGAAGTTCACCGCATTGTTCACAACGGAAATCAAGATGGTTGTTCCAGGATCGGGTATCGTTGCGGCCGTTGAGGTGATATCCATGATGCCGTCAAAATCAACTTGCAGCACCTTGGCAACGCCCGTGTTGAAACTGCCGTCGTCTACGAACACCACATCCTGGGCGCCGTTTTGGAACGTGACGGCAGGCCCGCCGTTGAGACGCCCAACGTATTCTTGTCCTTCAACGATGATGGTGTCTGTGCCGACGGTCAGCCCTGTCCCGACGCGGAAGGTCAATTGCGGTTGCACTTTGCCCTCACGGGTCGACTCGGCGCCATACGCAGTCACCATGTCGCCTGCATTTGCACGGAACGCATCGCCGCCGTTGAGCCTGAAGGTTGCGCTTTCGGCGAAGCCTTCATTGATCAATTCGGCGTCATCGGAGATGGTATACGGCGTGGTGGTTGACGTATCGGAATCATTGAACGTCAACGTAAAGTCGAGTTGAGAGTTGTCACGTCCGACATCATCAATGAGTTGCAGCACGCCGCTGGGCGAGAAGGTAAAAATCGCCGATTCAAAGCGCGTCAAATCACCATTTTGGGTATTGCCTGCGCCATAAAAGCGCGTGCGGTAATTCAATTCTGAAATGAGGCCGGAGACCGAAGCAAAAGTAAAATCGGCTAACGCGGCGTCTGTTGTAGCGACATTGCTAAAGGTATAGGTAGACTGGAAGGTCGTACCATCGGCTTCGATCCCGCGCAATGTTACGGTATCGCCGGAACTCACCGAAACGCCGCCCGTGTAAACGCCTGCGACAAATGAACCGTTGAGTTGCAACCCGGCAGTGTTGTGGGTCATCGAAGTGTTGCGGTTGATGATGTTTCCATTGTGATCGCGGAAACTAATTGTGCTTTCGAGTTTGCGGTTTTGGGCGCTTTGCACGTCTTCGACGCTGATTTCAAAGTCGCCGCCGCCAAATGTTGAACCCGTAATGGCCGTAACGGCGTTGCCGATCTGGCCTTGGCCCGACAAGACGGACGCACCACCAATGGCGCCGGAACGCGTAACGCCCACCGCTTGTGTAACCATCTCGCCATTTTTAACCACACGGACCGACAGATCAGACAAATTGACGCTCTCACCAGTGCTGCGAAGCAAGATACGCCCTGCATTGGCGCCTGTCGTTTGTGCGACCGCCGTCGTTTTGAATGTTGTCGGAACATTGGCTGATCCGCCAAAGATGGAAGATTCCGCATTGGCAATGGCTACGCCAATCGCGGAGGTAAAGCCTTGAAAGGTAACGCCAGCAGCCTGGTGAAACGCACTAATCGCGCCGTAGAACTTAGTCGTACCGTCTGAAAGAACACCTTCAAATGAGATGACGTCCGTTCGGGCAACCGAAACGCCGTTGAAAAAACCAGCAGCGATGGTATCGCCGGTTGCGTTTAATCCGGTGCCGTTGGTCAGGCCAGCGTTGCCTTCAGAGAAATAAGCGAGGCTGACGGCGAAGTCAGTGGCATTTTGGATGCCAGCGTTAATCGTGCTGGTGATGCCATTATCATCGAGTCCGCCGACAAATTGTTGGAACCCGTTGCTGGTTTTGACAATATTTAGAAAATGGACGCCGTTTTCAAGCGTGTTGGATGCAGGGCCGCCGTCAATATTGATTCCAAAATTCTGGGGCCCGTCTTGCCCAGGCTTGACCTGGGCGTCCACAGCAAAGTCGCCGTTTAACAACCGGTTTTTGCTGAATTGAGTGGTATCAGCAATGCGGCTGATTTCGTCAATACTTTGAAACACTTCGTCTTGAAGCGCTTGGCGCGCTTGCATATCGTTGACGCCCGTGTTTCCAGCCTGGACGGCCAGAACACGGATGCGGTCGAGGCGGCTGGTCATTTCTTCCATCGCGCCTTCGGCCACGTTAATCATATTGATGCCGTCTTGCGCGTTCATCACGGCGCGGTTTAATCCTCGCACCTGTGAACGGATACGCGTTGCGACGGTCATACCGGCAGCGTCATCGCCGGCGCGGTTGATGCGAAGACCTGAAGACAGGCGTTCGATCGATTTTTCGAGCTGTTGGCTGGTGCGCGACAAATTAAAGTTCGCATTCAGCGCAGCAACATTGTTGTTAATACGCGAGATACTCATGAGCATCCTCCGTGAATGGGGTTCATCCGGCATCCGTGCCGAATGGGTTTTCAGCCGTTTGGGCTGCACCTGCCCGCTATCTGCAGTGGGTGCTGCACTGGTTGACCATTGCCGCCGGGGCGTCGAGTGAGGCGCCTCGGCGATCGTCATCCAGTCGCGGGTCAGGCGTTAGGGCGCTTATTTCCGGCGCAGCGTTGAAGGGCGGTTCCGACGAGTGATCGGACGCGTCTTCGGCTTTGCTGGAATGATTCATGCGCTTGGCGGATGCCCGGCGGCTGTCAAAACGGAGTTTGATCGCTGCCAGGGGGGGCTGTAAACGACGAGCGCATGAAGGGTGCTTTGCGTTTGAGATTGGCCATAGCCAATGTCATGAGAATATTCGCCATTGCCGTCGACGCCAGGAAGTCAACCTGGCCCACTCCGAACTTCACGAAGTGGAGACGGGGCTATGTTGTGTTGCGTGACGTCGCCTACCTCCTTGGGAATCTTTTTTTGGTTTTCTTTAAGCGCAGTTGCGCATAGTTCTATATTTGTTCATCCACTCGCATCCGGTGGGCCAGACTTGGCCCTGGCCGGGGAGGTGGTTTTTTCCTGATAAAAATGTATCGGGTCTTGCGGTGTTTCATTGTTCGTCCCTCTTCGCTTCTTTTGACGGCGCCAGCGCTTGCGTAGAGCTTCGCTGTGATGACCGCCTACACACTGCTTTGAATCTTCGCGTACAGGATTCGAACCCGTCCCGCCTATCTCGAACGCCGCCTCAGGCCGCCCAATCGCGAGTCAGGCGATTGCAGCGCGTTGCGTTCCCTGCCGGGACTTCTGTCGCCCAGGCAAGAAGGAAAGGCCCCTGAAAGCACCGCGACCAAGGCTCCCGCCCCTGCGGGAATGACCAGTTCCTCGGAAACGCAATGGGCGCATTGAGCCGCAGAACCACTGTGTTTCAAGGACCTTCCTTTGCGTTCGTTCTAAGAAACCTGCGCCGTTGGCTGACGCATCACTTCGGGAGCCCTCATTCCCATCCCGTGGATGGAGGAAGAAAAGCTGTATCCGCCGGATGGCATGAGAGGGTAAATTCCGCACCGTCTCGTTCTCCCTACTGGCCCGCCGAATCGCCGTTTGTCGCACCGCACAGCAAAAAGGCGGAGGATGTCGCCGGCAAGCGTCGCCGGTATCCGTTTCTTCGTTATTCGTTCACTGTTTCAACTGCATCCCTGGCGCCGAAGCGCTTTAGGAATACGCCAACCGGCAAGCCGGCGACTGCCGAAATGCTTTGCGTAGTTGTCTACGAAGCCCGTCGGCGAAGTCCATCACTGAGTGAATCAATACCATCGTCGTTCTCCTCGCTGTCAGGTTGCAAGCGTCGTTCAGCAGTAGAAACCATCTCTGTAAGCATCGCTGGACTACACTCCTGAAGAGTCCCCGTCCGGGGGATCGTCTCTTCAACGCCAGGGCCAATGAAACCTTTTCGTTGACACTGGGGTTGAGGCGGCGATCCTTTGTCTGGTTTGTCGTTTTCTCCTTATTTTTAGGCGCAATCCGGGCGGGGTGGAGCTGCGGAGCGTCGTGCTCCACCCCGCTCCGGTTGCAATTACCGAGCGTTTCCAACAACCAAGGGGAAGACCCCTTATCCGAGTAGCGAGAGTAAGTTTTGCGGCAAGAAGTTTGCCTGCGCGAGGACTGACGTCCCCGACTGGAATATGATCTGGTTAGACGTAAAGTTAGAGACTTCTTGAGCGAAGTCCACATCGCTGATGCGTGATTCCGATGCAGACAAGTTTTCTGAAGCCACTGACAGGCTTTGAATGGTCGTTTCTAAGCGATTGGTGAATGCGCCTAGCGCTGCCCGCGTCCGGCTGATTTGGTCAAGAGCCTTGTCGATGATCTCAAGCGACTCATTGGCGCCTTCAACGGTGGTCACGTTGATGTTACTGATGGTGCGTCCACTGTCTAAACCAAAGCCTAAACTTGTTCCATGTAGGCTTGGAATATTGACTTGTAAGTCTTGTCCTTTGAACGGCCCCACCTGAAAATTCAACGCATTGTTGGTGGTGGTCAGCTGTATCGCCATGCCGTTATTGCGCGAGCCATCGGTTGGAGGCCCGGTGATATCGAGGATGGCGTCAAAGTCAAGCATGATGGTTTCGGCTACGCCGTCGCTGAATCCACTTTCAAAGAAGACATTGCTGTCGCCGTTTTGAAAGGTCACTGTGGCGCCGCCGTTGAGGCTGCCGATAAATTCTTTTTCAATAACCGCCGCTGTATCTGTGCCGCGATTGAAGATCGCATCGTCGATAGCCGTGCGGAAACCAGAGCCAAGACGCATCACCAGGCGTTCTTGCGCTTCACCGAATTTTGTCGGCGTCTGCCCCAGCAGTTCAAGCGTATCGCCAATGACGACGCGCTGACGCGGGCCTCCGTCGATGCGAATCGTGGCGGTTTCAGGCGTTCCGTCGAAGATCAATTCGCCGCGGTCGGGTACTGTCCGAGTGGTATTTTGGTCTTTCACTGTGAAGAAGATGCCCGATTTCGAGAAATTGGCCTCATCATCAACCAGACGCAACGTACCGTTGCCCGACACCGTAAGCATGGAGTCTTGGAAGCCGCTTTGCAGGTTCGGGCCGTTGACGCCGCGTGAACGGTCGCGGTAATTCAGTTCATCCACCAAACCGCCTAAGGTCGCGATGGTTCCGTCGCCCAAGTTGGTATCGGTCAATGGGTCTTGGGAAATGGTGAAGATGGTTTCAAAGGTCGTACCATCGACGTTGATTCCCTGCATGGTCAGCGTATCGCCAGTTGCCAGGGCAATACCGGTGTCGTTCGTCGTGAAGGTTCCGTTGACGAAGGTGCCGTTAAGAATGACCTGGTCGTTGGTTCGCGCCAATGAGATACTGCGGTCAATGACCGTGCCGGAGCGCAGACGGAAACCAAGCGTGGTTTCGGTCTCGCGGCGGCGCGGCGGTACGATATCGGTCACTTCGATGCCGAAATCGCCCGAACTAAAGGTCGAGCCAGTGATGGCTTGCGACAAGTTGCCGATTTGAGCGCCCACTTGCTGGCCCTGGACGTAGTCGCGGGTAATGCCCATCGAGTTACGCTGGACGCCAGCCGTAGTAATGACGGTAAAGTTAATATTAAATTGCGACGGCGCATCCGTCGTGCTGGCATTGGTGGTTGTTGTCGTACCCGCCGCTTGTGCGCTCAAGAAGCGCATGCGTCCCAAACCTTGGGCGGTGGTGAAACCGTTTGCCGCCAAAGAAACGTGGGTTTGAACAAACGAACCGGGGATATTCGTCGCAACGCCGCCGAATAATGCGGTTTCGGCGTTATCCACTGCGGTTTGAATTTGCGTTTCGAGGTTGGCCATGGTCTGCGTACCAACGCTGATCGAACCCGCAAACGGGGTCACGCCGTCTGATAACACGCCCTGGAAGGCGATCACGTCGCCGGTAACGGTTGAAACGCCGTCAAACGTGATGGCGTTTAATGCGGTTGTACGCGCGGCGGCTGTCGTCGTGGCGGCTTGTAGGTTGAATTGACCGACGGAAACCGCGACGTCTGTCGCATCGCCGATTCCAGTCGCAAAAAAGGCTTGCCCGTCTTCTTCTTTAAAGGGAAGAAGTTTTTCGGAACCCGCCTCAGTCTGAACGATATTAAGGATTGAAATGCCTGACTTTAGGTTACTGGCATTGGGGTCTTTAGAAACATTAACGCCCAAATCGTCTTGCCCTTTTTTCACTTCCGTCTTGTTGGCGTTGTCGCCAGAGAACAAGAGACGGTTGCTAAAGCGGGCGGTGGACGCAATGCGGTTGACTTCGTCGATTTGTTGGAAGACTTCTTCTTGGATCGCCTGGATGGCTTCGCTGTCGAGTGTGCCTGTGTTTCCGGCTTGAATCGACAGTTCACGAATCCGCTGTAGGCTTTGAACGAGCGCATCAAGCGAGGCTTCAGTGGTATTGACCATACTGATGCCGTTTTGCCCGTTTTGGATGGCTTGGTTAGTGCCGCGGATTTGGGTACGGAGGCGTTCACGAATCGTCAAACCGGCTGCATCGTCGCCAGCGCGATTGATGCGTAAGCCCGAAGACAATCGTTCGATATTTTTGGCGAGCGCGTCGCCATTGGTGTTGAGGTTTCGTGTTGCCCGAATGGCGGCAACATTGTTATTAATGCGGGTAATACTCATGATCGTATCCTCCGTGATACTGAACCCTGACCATCCTGGTCGGGTGTTTGCTTTCCTGGAGTCCGTCTCCAGGGCCGCGAGAGGCTGCCGCCGTTTCCTGAGCGCATCCTGCGCTCTTGGGCTCATCCTTGAGCCGGGCGAATGCCCTTTATTCTAAACTCGCGCCTCAACCAAATTCAATAAAAAGTAAGTATGTTAGTTAGTATCGGCTTTTCACAAAATCCTTTAGACTTTTTTTTATTTTTCTCTGCTGAAGTCTATTCGCCAATACACGTTAAATGATCGACGAATCCCTGCGCGACTTTATACTTTTTTTTGCGTATTTCTTTTTCACTCTTCTCACGCATATATATATTGTCGCCATTATTTGGCAGACTACGGGAGAATTCATTTTCCAGGAGAGACTACAATGGAGTATCATTCATCACGCAGGCAATTTTTGTCCACCGCCGCGCTTGCTGCAATCAGCGCACCCACCGCCCTTTCACAAGCAACGCCTAAAACGATTCTGCTGCGGTCGAGTTGGCAAGACGTCAACATCGGAGACATTGCTCATACGCCTGGCATGATTGAGTTCATCAAACAACGCCTGCCCGGCGTTCGGGTCATTTTGTGGCCCAACCAGATGAACGGCCCGGTTGCGTCGATGCTCTACAAGAAATACCCGAAATTAAAGATCGTGAAAGGCGACCTCAAAAATGGCGAGCCATACGAGCGCGATTTGAAGCAGGCCTTCGAAGACGCCGACTTGTTTCTGCACGGTTCCGGGGCGGGATTTTATACGTTGCCCCACATGCAGGCCTGGAAAAAACGGACGGGCAAACCCTACGGCGTGTTCGGCGTGACATTCTCTTCTGTCAAGGAAACACAAAAAGAGATTCTAAATAGCGCGGCGTTTCTGTTTTGCCGTGAAACCCATTCCATCAAAAATCTGCGCGAGGCGGGAATTCATTCTCCCGTGATTGATTTTGCGCCGGACGCGACCTTCAACTTGAATCTAAGCGATGACGCCAAAGCAACCGCCTACATGAAGAAACGCGGACTGGTTGAGAACGAGTTTATCTGCTGTGTACCGCGTTTGCGCTACACCCCTTACCACCTGATGAGGATGGTCGGATGGAGCGAGGACGAAATCCTACAAAAAACCAGCGTCAATGAACTGCACAAAGAAGCCGATCACGCCAAAATGCGGGCGGCGATTGTCCGTTGGGTGCGCGAAACCGGCAAGAAGGCGCTGCTCTGCCCTGAAATGACCTACCAGATCGCCCTATTAAAACCCATGTTGTTCGACCCGCTGCCGGATGATGTAAAGAAAAACGTGGTCATACGACAGGTCTATTGGCGGCCTGATGAAGCGGCGTCTGTCTATCGGCGGGCTTTTGCCGTCATCAGCATGGAATGCCACTCGCCGATTATCGCCGCCGTGAATGGAACGCCATTCATGTATCTGCGCCAGCCGCAAGACACCATCAAAGGGCAAATGTATTACGACATTGGCGCTGACGATTGGGTCTTTGAGATTGAAGAATCCACGGGCGTACAAATCTCAGACAGGCTGATGGAAATGGCTTCATCGCCGGAGCAGACGAAAAACGATCTGGCGAATGCAATGGAAAAGGTAAATGAACGCTATAAAGCAGCGGCAAAGATCATGCAGGATTTTTTGCCACTATAAAACATAAAAATACACAGCATAAAAATGACAGGCGCTGCCCGCCAAGACGAAGCAATGCCAGATGGCATGATGATACGGAAGATTTTTTTTGATATAAAAAATCACGCCGAAGGTATAAAATAACCCGCCCGCCAGCAGCCACAAGAACCCATCATAAGCAATCGCATCGACCAAAGGCTTGAATGCAATCACTGCCACCCAGCCCATGCCGATATACACCAGCGACGAGATGACCCGCCAACGTCCGGTTGTGAATATTTTGAGGCCGATACCGACCAACGCCAGCCCCCAGATCACGCCGAAGAGCGACCATCCCCACGCGCCGCGTAAGGTCACCAGGGTAAACGGCGTGTAACTGCCAGCTATCAATAAATAAATAGATATATGGTCGAAGATACGAAACGTCCGTTTCAAGTCCGGCGCCTGGACAGCGTGATACAGCGTCGAAGTAGAATAGAGGATGACCAGGGTGGCGCCGTAGATACTGACGCTGACGATGCGCCAGGCGTCGCCGTTGGACGAAGCCTCGACCACCATGCCAATCAGCGCGATGACCCCTAAGATGACGCCCGCGAGATGGGTGAGAATATTCGCCCGTTCTTCAGCAGGCGTGTAGACATGCGGAATGTTGTGCGACACCTTCGCTTCCAATCTAAATCAACAATATATATGAATGATCATTTAAGAGACTTCAAGCAAGTATAGGGTACAACAATCCAGATAAAATTCACGGTTGGAGCGCTGCGGCCTGAATGGTTATTATTGTAAGTTGTAGGGTGGGATGAATGGAATGAATCCCACCATTTGTTATTAGTAAGTTTATATTGGTGGGATTCGCTTCGCTCATCGCCACCCTACTTGAAAAAGTTTAATTCGATTAACCATCAATCAAGGGCTGTCCGCTTCGCGGCCTTGCCCTTGCCACCCATTCATCCTCGGCAATTCTTTTACAATCAGTGAAATGATCAGATATGTTGTCAGGGAGACCAGAATTATAGAAATATCCATT
The DNA window shown above is from Candidatus Hinthialibacter antarcticus and carries:
- a CDS encoding flagellin, coding for MSISRINNNVAALNANFNLSRTSQQLEKSIERLSSGLRINRAGDDAAGMTVATRIRSQVRGLNRAVMNAQDGINMINVAEGAMEEMTSRLDRIRVLAVQAGNTGVNDMQARQALQDEVFQSIDEISRIADTTQFSKNRLLNGDFAVDAQVKPGQDGPQNFGINIDGGPASNTLENGVHFLNIVKTSNGFQQFVGGLDDNGITSTINAGIQNATDFAVSLAYFSEGNAGLTNGTGLNATGDTIAAGFFNGVSVARTDVISFEGVLSDGTTKFYGAISAFHQAAGVTFQGFTSAIGVAIANAESSIFGGSANVPTTFKTTAVAQTTGANAGRILLRSTGESVNLSDLSVRVVKNGEMVTQAVGVTRSGAIGGASVLSGQGQIGNAVTAITGSTFGGGDFEISVEDVQSAQNRKLESTISFRDHNGNIINRNTSMTHNTAGLQLNGSFVAGVYTGGVSVSSGDTVTLRGIEADGTTFQSTYTFSNVATTDAALADFTFASVSGLISELNYRTRFYGAGNTQNGDLTRFESAIFTFSPSGVLQLIDDVGRDNSQLDFTLTFNDSDTSTTTPYTISDDAELINEGFAESATFRLNGGDAFRANAGDMVTAYGAESTREGKVQPQLTFRVGTGLTVGTDTIIVEGQEYVGRLNGGPAVTFQNGAQDVVFVDDGSFNTGVAKVLQVDFDGIMDITSTAATIPDPGTTILISVVNNAVNFQIGAFAEQRFRTAIGDLSSQNLGFGRGSGRTIENIDIRTVEGVDEALRIVDEALDQVNRTRSLLGAATNRLEGTIASLSVASENLTAAESRLRDADIALESSEFAQNQVLLQAGVSILAQANFLPQSFLSLLG
- a CDS encoding flagellin, producing MSITRINNNVAAIRATRNLNTNGDALAKNIERLSSGLRINRAGDDAAGLTIRERLRTQIRGTNQAIQNGQNGISMVNTTEASLDALVQSLQRIRELSIQAGNTGTLDSEAIQAIQEEVFQQIDEVNRIASTARFSNRLLFSGDNANKTEVKKGQDDLGVNVSKDPNASNLKSGISILNIVQTEAGSEKLLPFKEEDGQAFFATGIGDATDVAVSVGQFNLQAATTTAAARTTALNAITFDGVSTVTGDVIAFQGVLSDGVTPFAGSISVGTQTMANLETQIQTAVDNAETALFGGVATNIPGSFVQTHVSLAANGFTTAQGLGRMRFLSAQAAGTTTTTNASTTDAPSQFNINFTVITTAGVQRNSMGITRDYVQGQQVGAQIGNLSQAITGSTFSSGDFGIEVTDIVPPRRRETETTLGFRLRSGTVIDRSISLARTNDQVILNGTFVNGTFTTNDTGIALATGDTLTMQGINVDGTTFETIFTISQDPLTDTNLGDGTIATLGGLVDELNYRDRSRGVNGPNLQSGFQDSMLTVSGNGTLRLVDDEANFSKSGIFFTVKDQNTTRTVPDRGELIFDGTPETATIRIDGGPRQRVVIGDTLELLGQTPTKFGEAQERLVMRLGSGFRTAIDDAIFNRGTDTAAVIEKEFIGSLNGGATVTFQNGDSNVFFESGFSDGVAETIMLDFDAILDITGPPTDGSRNNGMAIQLTTTNNALNFQVGPFKGQDLQVNIPSLHGTSLGFGLDSGRTISNINVTTVEGANESLEIIDKALDQISRTRAALGAFTNRLETTIQSLSVASENLSASESRISDVDFAQEVSNFTSNQIIFQSGTSVLAQANFLPQNLLSLLG
- a CDS encoding polysaccharide pyruvyl transferase family protein → MEYHSSRRQFLSTAALAAISAPTALSQATPKTILLRSSWQDVNIGDIAHTPGMIEFIKQRLPGVRVILWPNQMNGPVASMLYKKYPKLKIVKGDLKNGEPYERDLKQAFEDADLFLHGSGAGFYTLPHMQAWKKRTGKPYGVFGVTFSSVKETQKEILNSAAFLFCRETHSIKNLREAGIHSPVIDFAPDATFNLNLSDDAKATAYMKKRGLVENEFICCVPRLRYTPYHLMRMVGWSEDEILQKTSVNELHKEADHAKMRAAIVRWVRETGKKALLCPEMTYQIALLKPMLFDPLPDDVKKNVVIRQVYWRPDEAASVYRRAFAVISMECHSPIIAAVNGTPFMYLRQPQDTIKGQMYYDIGADDWVFEIEESTGVQISDRLMEMASSPEQTKNDLANAMEKVNERYKAAAKIMQDFLPL
- a CDS encoding hemolysin III family protein, which produces MSHNIPHVYTPAEERANILTHLAGVILGVIALIGMVVEASSNGDAWRIVSVSIYGATLVILYSTSTLYHAVQAPDLKRTFRIFDHISIYLLIAGSYTPFTLVTLRGAWGWSLFGVIWGLALVGIGLKIFTTGRWRVISSLVYIGMGWVAVIAFKPLVDAIAYDGFLWLLAGGLFYTFGVIFYIKKNLPYHHAIWHCFVLAGSACHFYAVYFYVL